A segment of the Bacteriovorax sp. PP10 genome:
AATTGTTACATTCACTTTAGAAACAACAGAAGCTGCTTCAGTTTTAGAATCCCAAAGAGGTTTTCCTGTTTCATAAGCAATCGCCAGAGCGATTTCTTCTTGTCTCTTTTTTACTTCAGCTTGGTAAGCTTTAAGGTAATTGTTTCTTTCCTCTTGAGAAAGTTTTCTCCACGTCTTGAAGCCAGCAACCGCTGATTCAACAACACGATCTACATCGCGGTAATCAACAGGAGCTTCCCAAAGAGCAAGCGTTGTATCAGCAGGACAAAAACGCTTAACGATATTTTCTACCGCTAAAGGTCCAGTTGTAGCTGGAAGGTTGAAAGCATTATTGTAATAGTTTCCAAGAATCTTATATTTTGTCATATTTCACCTATAGGTAAGTTGCGAAAGTTTTAAAATCTTCTGTTAACCCTAGTTCTTTTGCTTCTTCCGGATCGATAATAAATTTCGCCGGATTTCCTTTATTTAAATTTCCAGAAATAAGCGCAGCTCTAAATTCTCCTTGTTCAGTCGGAAGACTTGCAAGGATAGAGTCCTGATCACTTTTAATAATTGAATCACGAATAAGAATTTCAACTTCAAACATGTCCTTAACAGGAGTGATGTCTTTAAGTTTTGCTCTGTAGTGAGGTCCACCATCGAATGGATCAACTTCATTTGTATACTTGAAGCCGATACTTTCCAACATTCTCTTAACAGGAGCAGTCTCTTCACCAACTTTACCAATCGCATTTCTTGCTTCGATTGGAAGCAGAGTCATGTAAATAGTGTCCGATGGGAAAAGGCTTAAAATAAATTCTTTATTGCTACGAGAGAGCATGTCTGCTTCATGGTACTCAAGATTTAAAAAACGTCTTCCGATCGCTTCCCATAAAGGAGCGTGGCCTTCGTTATCAAATGGAGGCATTAGTTCAGAGTGGATAGTATCTTTGAAAAATTCCGGGTGCATTCCCATATATAAGAAACGAACAAAAGAAAGTTGTTTACCAAGTTTCTTTTCACTCTTTCTGCATTCCGGATCAAGGATAAGACCCCCGATTTCAGATGGGCCGTTAGTATCAAGTCCCAGCTTCAATGTACCGTGGATAAATCCAGTGTTCAGAGAAGCTGAAAATTTATTTTCTTGAGAAACTGAAAAGAAGTAATGAGGCTCATTTTCTGTTCCATGCTGAGCATGGATCATTGATGTTCCGACAATTCTTCCTGCTTTTGTATCTTCAAGCACGAAAAGGTAATAGTTTTCCCAAAGCTTCTTAGAAGGTTTAGTGAAAGCTTTAATCGAGCTTTCAATTTTAGATTTAAGGATCTCTTTATCAGGCGGAAGATTGATAAAAAGCATCAGCTGACTTAAATCATAAAGATCATCAAGGTCATTTAAGCTTGCAGATCTAAGAATAAACATAAAACATCCTAATTAATTGTCTCGAGAATAGTTTTTTCTACAATAGAAAAAATATGATCAATATGTTCGTCTAATAATGCCAATGGAAGAAGGAAGCGCACACGTGTTGGCTCTTTTCCGGCAGAAAACGAAATGATCCCATTTTCGAAAAGTTTTTTCATAAATTTATTTGTTATTTCAAGCGCGCCATCACCAACTTCAAAAGATAACATCGTACCGATTCCACCGTAGTATGGGATTTTCCCTTTACAGCTTCCTTCAGCGAGCATTTTGAACTTAGCTTTGAACTTGTTTTCCAGGTCTTTAATACGACCTTTTTCACCGTAGAAGTTTCCTTCTGTAAGATATCTAACAGTCGCTTTACCAGCGTTTAATGAAGCGATTGATCCGTTGAAAGTACCAGCGATAAGACCAGCTTTTGGATTTAATTCTTCTGTGTAGAATGTTCCAGCAGCTTGAAGAACTTTACCGATTGTCACGATATCAACGTATTCATCAAGCTCAAACATTTGGTAAGCAAACATTTCAGTTGTACGTGTGAAAGATTGAACTTCATCAATCCAGATATAGATTCCGTGCTTTTTAGACCACTCACAAATTGCTTTGTAGTATTCTTTTGTTCCAAAAATAAATCCAGCTTCACCTTGGATAAGCTCGATTGAAAGACCACAGTAAACGTTACCGTTTGTTTCAATTAGTTTATCAAGAGCATCGATTGTTTCTTTAATCGCGTTTTCTGGATTCTTAGCATTGTAGTGAGGAACGTGGTCAACCTGAACAGATTTAGGCATTCCTTCTCTGTAAGCTGGGTTGTAAGTCACGTCTTGCATAGCTACTGATCTACCAGCGAATGATTTTTGGAAAGCAATCAGACGGTAGTTAGGAGCTTTTTTCTGCCAAAGAATTTTTAGTGCCGTATCGTTTGAGAATGATCCTGAACATGAAAACCAAAAATGCTTTAAGCGAGATTTTTTAACAGAGTCCAGAAGAACTTTACTTAGCTCATACGGCTCTTGGTAAGAAAGAAGGTTTCCACACATCATTGTGTCTGATGTCGCAGCTTCTAAGTTTGCCTTAATATAAATCGGGTGAGAGTGGCCAAGAAGGTTCACACCAATACCATTGATTAGATCTAATTTTACTGAACCATCGATTAGTTCAACGAAAGGCCCGTGTCCACGACCTGAGGCCATGAAGGGATAAAAGAATCCACGTCCTTTAAGAGTTTCATATTCTTTTAACTTTTGAGTGATTAGTTCTTTTTTATCTTCATCAGCAGGCTTAATTTTATCAAATTTCTGCTGTTCTAATAAAATAGCTGTGAAAAGCTTATTAAAATGCTCGTTAATATCGGTTGATTGAACTCCAATAGCCATTTGTCCATTTCCTTTTGATTGTTAAAATTTTTGCTCGAAAAGAATACTTTTTCTCTCTTGCAAACTCTAGGGCCCATGAGATAATTAAATTATGAAAAATAGTAGCACAACCCCCAAGACAATGCCATCTGCTGTGATTGAAAGAAAGCCACTTTCTGAGAGTGGTAAATCAGTTACAGAAACCCCTTCAAAATCATCTTTTGATGAGCTGTATTTAAAGAAAGATTATAAGGGCGCAGCACAGTATCTACTCGATAATAAAAAACAATTTGAGTCGGGTATTTTCCACTATAATTTGGGAACCGTTTATTCAAAAATGGGAGACCAGGCCACTGCAAGATTTCATTTAGAAAAGGCCATTCAAGATGGCTATATTAATAGTTCTTCTATCAATAATTTAGCTTTCGTAAAATCTCAGTTACAAGTTGATGACCTAAGCACTTCAACCAGCTTACCTGACCAAATTATCAGTACAGCGACGGCCATTCCTATGTCCGGATATTTTTCAATCGCACTATTTTTGGTTTTAGTATTCACGTTAATGATTAGATTTAAAAAAATTCAAAAGAAGTGGGTGATGGTTGTCGTTTTTCTACTTGCACTAACTCCAGTTCTCTTCTCAAACTTCTATGTAAAAAACATTAACTACGCAGTCACTCTAAAAGAAATTCCTCTTTACGAAGGCCCTTCAAAGATCTTCGCAGAAAAAGGTAAAGTGCGCGCAGGTTCCAAAGTTGTTTTAGGACAATTTAAGGACGGATGGTTTTACATCGAATTCCCAATCTCGCTTTCGGGATGGATTAACAAAGATCAATTAGGCCTATATTAGTTCCTCTGGAGATAACATGAGTTCATCGTACGAAAAAGAGATCAAAGAATCTGGGATCAAAGAAAACACTCTCTCTAAGAGAATTGATTTCGGTATGATGAAATACTTATGGATGGCCAATCCATTAAGCAAAGTCAGAAGAGACTCAATCCCAAGATTTTTAAGAAACGTAGAGCTTCTAAAAAACTTTTCTGATAACGAACTTCGTATCCTTGCTAAATTTATGCACAGTCGTAAGTTTCATGAAAGTGATGTTGTTTTTCGTGAGGGAGAAGTTGGAATTGGATTCTATTTCATTTTCTCAGGCCTTATTGAATTAAGTAAAACGGATTACGGAAACGAAGTTGGTGAAGAAAAATTTCTTATCTTAGATGAGTTCAGCTACTTCGGTGAGATGGCACTTCTACAAGAAGGAAACCCAAGATCAGCAACGGCCATTGCTAAAACTCCATGCGAGTTAATTGGGATTTTTAAACCCGATCTTGAGCATTTAATTGAAAACCACCCGGTGATTGCTGCCAAACTTATTCAATCTATTTCATTAGCACTTGCTGATCGCCTTTATTACTTAACTGAAGAGGCGAGTAAACTAAGCCGTCGTCTAAGAAAACTTGAAAGACAAATGGCCGAAAAACAACAAGCAGAGACTAAATGATTCTAAGCAATCGAAAGAATATTGTAAAAATACAGCTGGCATTTTTCGCTGTCGTTATAGTGCTTTTCTGTGCATTAGTTTTAACTTTGCCAAGAATTTCTATTCCACTTTCTTTGGCCTATATTTTATCTTTGGCACTTAATCCAATTGTTAATTGGCTTATGAAATTCAAGCTGAATAAAACACAAGCTACGATTGTTGTATTCATTGCCTTGGTTGTTTTTGTCGGGATTCCACTTGTAAAAGTTATCCCTGTTTTATCAATGCAGACTCAGGATATTCAATACACAATCCCAAAAGTTGAAGAGTACGTTATTCATCAATACGCAGTGGTGACAAATTTCATCAAAGCTAAAACGGGCCATGAAGTGGCCGATGGTTACATCTTCCAGACTCTGGCCCAACTTGAAAGCTGGGCAAGTGAATTCGTTGTTAAGCTTCCAAATTATCTAGCAACCCTTCTAGAATGGATTTTCCTGGTTCCATTCTTTACTTTTTTTATGATTAGAGACGGAGACACTTTCAAAAAAACTTTTTTAAGTTTTACTCCAAACACAATCTTTGAACGATTCTATTACGTCATGCACGTCTTCAATCGTCAGTTAGGGGATTACTTCTTCGCAAAATTTGTTGAAGCCATCATCGTTGGTGGAATTATCACCATCGGATTGTTGATAATGGGAGTTAATAACGCTGCCATTTTAGGATTCTTAGCAGGACTTACCAACATCGTGCCTTATGTCGGGCCAATCTTAGGTCTGATTCCAGCAATCTTTTCAATGATGTTAGACCCAACAATGGCTTCATCTACAATGGGGGCCGTTTTAATTCTTTACGCTGTTGCCAACGCGGTAGATGCTTTTTTTGTTTTTCCATTCTTGGTTTCAAAAATCGTCAATCTTCACCCAGTGATCGTCGCTATCAGTGTTATCGTGGGCTCACATTATGCAGGAATCACGGGGATGGTAGTATCTATTCCGGTAGTTGCCGCGATCAAACTTATTATTACAGAAATTTACAATGAAATTTACACTGAGCGCTCCAGATGATAGGATTTTGCTAAACAAAACCCTGCTTGGAGCTCTCAATTGAAGTTTGTGAAATTAATACTTTTGGCCCTAACTCTTCTTGTTGTTTCATGTGCGACAAAAAGGCCTGAAGGGCAAACTGAAGCTGAAGTTCTTTTTAAAGAAGCAAAAGATTTGGTAGCAAAATCTCGCTACATTCAGGCAACTGAAAAACTAAACGCTATTCGTTCACAGTATCCATACAGCTTTTACGCAACTGGCGCAGAGCTTATGCAGGCAGATATTTTATTTTCTCAAGAAAACTACGCTGAATCAGCAGCAGCTTATATTCTCTTCCGCGACTTCCACCCAAAATATGAACAATTGGGTTACGTGGTTTTCAGAATTTCAGAATCGTTTTTCCGCCAATTGCCAGCAACATTCGATCGCGATCTATCTGCAGGTGTTGAGGCCATTAAATACTATAATGAACTTCTTCTTACTTACTCAAATACAGAATACGTAAAAGACGCTCAATCTCGCATCACAATGATTGAAGACATGATGGAGAAAAAAGAAATCTACATTGCGGATTTCTACTTCAAAACAAAAGACTTCTTTGCAGCGAAAGCTCGTTACCAGGACATCTTGGCTACATTGAAAAATGAGCAAGAACGCCCACGTATCATGGCAAGAATCGAAGAAGCTGATAAAAAACTAACTGCAACGAACTAGGACCGAGGTTATATGTACGCTTCAAACAACGAACAATTACTGAAAACTGCTCGCGAATGTTTTGATAAACAAGAATACAAAAAAGCTCAGGTCGTGCTTAACGAAATCATCGAGTCAGATGACCGTAATGTAGACGCACTTTTTTTACTCGCTAACATTTTTCACATCAACGGTGAAATCGGGAAGGCGATTAAGGCATTCACAAAAGTATTAAACCTAAATCCAGAACACACTGATGCAGCTATCAGCTTATCAGTTCTTTACAACGACATTGGACAATACGAAGACGCGAAAAAAGTTTTCGATACAGCTAATGAGCGTGTGAAAGGAAAAAATAAAGGCTCTGGCCTGATGGAAGACAAGCACATCAACAAAAAGTTTGCTTCTAAACACTACGAAATCGCCGATCTTTACCTGTCATATAACCGCTACGATGAAGCTCTTTTCGAGTTCAATAAAGTAATTGGTTTAGACCCGGAAAATCTTGAAGCAAGAATCAAAATCGCCAAAGTTTACGCGAAAAAAGGATTCATTGCGAAGGCGATTGAAGAGCTAAGAAATTTAAAGAATGAAGAGCCTAACTACGCGCCAGCTAGAATCGCACTAGGAGTTATCCATTACGGGAATGGGAACGTTTTAGAAGCACAAGCAGAGTGGGAGAAGGTACTAATGAAAGACCCATTCCACGCCGAAGCCAGCATGTATATGAACCTGTCGAAGACTGCGACAGAGACACGCATTTAATCAAAATATTTTAAAAATTTAGACCAAAAAAAAGCCTTCTTACGAAGGCTTTTTTATTTTAAGAATTTGAATTGAGATTAGTTAGCTTCTGGTGAATTGTTCTTCGTTGTAGTTGAAGCAACACCTGGAGTTTGAACTACTGTTGGACCTGCATTTTCTCTTGAAGTAGCAGCAACGTTTGTTCTCTTAGAGTCATCAGAAACATTGTTAGAATAGTTAACAATATATTTCTTAAGATCCATATACATTTTGAAGCGCACTTCAAGTTTTGAATCTTGAAGAACAATTTGTCTCGCCATTTTCGTCTTGTTATTGATGATGATTGGCGCTTTTAAGTTCGCTGACATCTCAGTAACGTTCTGAGGAATAGTAAGCACCGTGTACACGCTTGCGTTTTGTAAATTCTCTAGAGCTAAACTGTTAAGTTCAACTGGAAGAAGTTTTACCATGTAGTTTGGTTGGAAAATTTTTGGTTCAATAATTGGGAATGCAGTACCTGCATCGTCAGTTGATTGTAACCAAAGAATTAACGTTTGATCACCTGGATCAACGATGAAGAATTTTTTTAGGTTTTCAAAACCAAGTAAACCTTCTGTAAACTCGATAATGTCTTTTTTGTCGACTTCTAGTTCGCCAAATCTAGTAGTTGTGATTTTCACTATTAAAGCCTCCGCTTTTTGCACTAAGTCGTATACCCGACCCTTATACAAAGATTTTAGCAGCCGTAGGGGCAAAAGTGCAAGTGGGAAATTACTTCTTATTCAACTCATTGGCTAAATCAGCAATTGAGCTTAAATCGGCTTGGGACGCCTCGGTATTTTGATCTTGAATGGCCTTGTAGACCTCTTCTCTGTGAATTTTTGTTTCTGGTGGCGCTTTGATACCAAGGCGAACTTGTTTGCCTTTAATCTGCACAACAACGATCTTAATGTGATCGTCAATCGCGATGCTTTCGCCTAGCTTCCTTGTCAACACGAGCATAAATACAACCTCAGCCTAACTGGACCGAAAAACTTTCCTGTTTCGGTCTCTGCAATGCTTCATATATTACTAGCATAATTAAAATGCAAGTAAAAACTAATTTATTTACGGATGTGACTCGCGGCTTATGGAGTGTGGAAAATTAACGACGCAGGAAGTCCATTAGGGTTTGATTCATAAGCCCCTGACTTGCCTGATAAGTTGTTTTCAAAACTGCCTGCTGCTTGTTTATATCCGAAAAAAGTTCTGTTACGTCTGCGTCAACAAGAGCACTGCGTCTGGAAGCATGATCAATATTCTCTGAGCCAAGATTAACTTTAGAAGATTCTACTGAATTCGTGATCGATCCAATTCTCGTTCTAAGAGTAACAAGCCTACTGACAGTATTGTCGAATTTTTCCAAAAGGCCTTGGACCATCTTAGGGTCATTGTTTTCAAGGGCCGATGTCAGTGCTTGTAATTGAGAAAAAATATTATCTCGCGATTTAAATCCTGGAGCTTCTGAACCTTCTGCAGGAGCATCAGTTTCAACAGAGGCCAGGTCGCGATTAAGTTTAACTTCTGGAGCATTTTTAAATTGCTCAAAATTTTCAAGTGGGTTTTCAGGTTTAACAGTATCAGGTGAACTGTAAAAGATCTCATCTCCAGTCAAATTGATTGGAACAAAGAAGTTTCTCGAAACTTCCAGCGAGATGTGATTGTTGTCACCTTTGTATGCACCAGTTCCATCAAATGGAACAGTCAGTGTATTTGTCCCTGAGAAAATATGTTTGATACCAACTTTCTTATTCGCAATCGCCAGTGACTGGTTATAAAGCTGCTGTACTTCGTTCGCGACGTTTTTTCTAACGTCAGCGTTGAAGAAGTCAGAAGACTGGGCAATGGCAATTTCCTTGGCCTTAACGATAATGTCGGTAAGTTCTTCAATGGATTTTTCACTCACACTTAAATTAAGTAGAGCGAAGTCGGCATTTTTTAAATATTGGAGGTTGTCGTTAGTAGCAGATGTCAGCGACATTGCTTCAACGTTAGAAACCGGGTTGTCTGAGGGTTTAGTTATCTGCTTAAGGGTTGAACCCTTAAGTTGCAGATCTTCAACCTTCGCTTTCGTTTTATTGAGAGCGTACTTTAAAGATGCTGATGAACTATTTTCAGAAACTCTTGTCATTTTTTATTCTTACCTATTAGCGCTTTAATTCTAATACAGTTTTAAACATATCATCTGCTGCTTGCATGATTTTAGCAGAAGCCTGGTAAGCTTGCTGAAAACGAACCATGTTGGCAGTTTCTTCATCAATTGAAACACCAGTCAGTCTTTCTCTCAAACTTTGTGCCTGAGCTAAAATTCCTGTCGACTGTTCTGCATCCAATCTTGCTTTACCAGTCTCAAGACCGATACTACCGATTGTCTGAAGATATTTTTCTTCTAAAGTGATGTCACCATCACCAGAAATTCTTTCGTGCTGAAGTTTCGAAATCGCGATTGCTACACGGTTGTCACCTGGAGCATTCGGCTCTACACTCGCAGCAATGTTACTTAAATCTTTTTTTACAGCGTCTGATAAATCGATAGAGTTTCCAGCTTCTTCAACAGACAGGGGTTGCTTAAAGAAGTCCAGGCCAGTCGTTAAACCTTTATGGTCTAATTGAGCTGGTTTTCCATCAGCACCGATAGTGATCGTACGGTTAACAAATCCCTGACGGTGAATCGTGTTTACCGAAGTTGTAAACTGGTAGGCGATACCATCAATATCAGTTTGTAATTTTCTTAAATCTTCGTTTCTTACTTTAATAATTGCAGAGAGAGCTCCACCCTGGAACTTATCTGTGATTTTTTGTGAAGGACGATCTTTTAAAACGACTTCAACAGAGCCGTTCATTCCGTTTGATGAATCTTGCTGGTTCTTTGAAATAGTTCCCATTTCCTGAACGTGAAGACCAGTAACAAGTGTACCGATACCCTGAGCAGTTACAATGAAGCGGCCTTTTTCATCCGTATATGTATGGATTTTAAATTGTTCAGACAGATTTCTTAAAGCGATGTCACGTTGGTCACGTAAATCACCAGTTTCACCCTGAGCAACTTCAATACTTGTGATCTTGCCGTTCAAATCAGCAATGTGATTTAGAAGCTGGTTAACATCAGCAACTGAGTTTTCAATTTTTCTATCGATGTTGGTAGCTTGAGTATCAAGTGTTCCACGAATACGGTGAAAATCTTTGATAACAAGATTTGCTGTATCTCTTACAACTGACCTGATTGTTTCGTTCTCAGGTTGGTTAGCAAGTTCTCTGAATGAGTTGAAGAATTTATTTAAGACCTGATTTAATCCATCCTGATCAAGCTCGTTAAAAATACTTTCAACTTGCTCCAGGTTTTCAGTTCTAGCTTCATAGAATTTATTATTTGCTAAGGCGTTCCCTAAGCGTTTATCGATGAATTCATCGTTAAAGCGGCGTACACCATCAACCTTCGCTCCAGTTCCCTGAACGAATCCACCAACAGATACAGGAATGGCAGTAGACTGCATAACTCTCTGGCGAGAGAAGCCTTCAGTGTTAACGTTAGACAAGTTGTGACCAGTCACTTCAAGCGCTTTCTTTGAAACGTTAAGACCGGATCTACCAATGCCTAATAAGTCAGCCACATCTTCTCCTTAAGTGCTCGTACTGACAGCTGAGCCTCGCGCCGAATAAGTCGAGAAGTTTTTTTTCCCCGAAGCTTCGAGACGGATTTGCTGAAGTGAGTGTAGTGCTTTATTAATAAAAAGTTGGTTGCGTTTATTTTGTGCCTGGATCTTCTCGATAATATCGATCAAAAGAGCATTAAAGCGGAACAGGTGCTTTTGATTGCTTTCTATTTCGTACTCAGACATCACTGTAAGTAGTACCGAAACGCTGTCGATATTTCTGCCAGGGTATAATTCATTTAATTCTTTGATTAAATCGCGACGAACTAATTCAAGTGTCCCGATTCTTTTAATGCATTCGTTTTTTTCTTCGATTTTTTCTTCAAGAAGCTCTAATTCGCTTTGAAGTAAGAGAGAGTATTCGTCACAAGTTAAATTGAAAAGATCGTTATGTTCTTCACATAACTGTTTCCAGAGGCTTGTTACTTGAAAATATAAAGAGGCCAGTTGTTCTTTCATTCGATGATCCATCCTAGATATCGATTACAGTAGGAGAGTTATTAGAACTCTTGTTCCATAATTTTGTCAGCTAAATCTCCAGCGTCTACTTGGTAAGTACCAGCTTGGATTTGTGCTTTTAATCTTGCGATTTTATCTGTGTTATCAATCGCAGGAGCAGCATCCGCTACTTTTTTAATGCGAGAGAAGTCTTTAATTGCGTCCGGGATTTCTACTTTAGAATCGTTTTTTGAAAACGTTTCAAGCTCATCTCTTCTTACTTCAGAGTTTCTTTGTAATCCAGTCGATCCAACCTTACTGCTTTCGCGTTTGTTAGGAAGGAAAATCGAGCGTGATGATGTGCTGTCGATTTTGCTCATAGCAAGCCTCCGTCTTCTTTCGTTCCAACAAGAGCTTTTTCGTCGGAAACTGGGTTAGAATCATTCTTCCCCATTTCAATTGTATCAGTCTTCCTGTCAATTTTATAGCTAGGCAAATTATGGTGGATGCGGTTGTTTTGGGCCTCATATTGCTTCAGGGCCATCTCATTTCGCATCCTTTTGGGATATATTTGATTCAAAATCATGTCCTGCAGCCCTAAATTGTTCTGCGCTGTCATGGTTTTGGCACGTTCGCTCTTTTGAAGGGACTTATAATAGTCCATTCCCATACCGCCACCTTCGGTTTCAGCTTCATCTACTGTGCGGCTCATTTGATCGAGCATCATCTCAGCAAACTGCTGTTCCATTCCTGCGGCCACTTCTTTGTATTGTTTCGGGATGTACTGACGATCATCAATCTGAGGGCCTTGATCGAGAGCTTTTGGTTTCGCCTGAGTATTGACTGCAATACCGGGCAAGGTCTGTGGATTAATTTTGGTATCACTCATTGGGACTCTTCCTAAGTTTATGAGTTCTAAGTCTTAAAAATTTTATCACCAATGAGGGATCAAATGCTAGATATAAAATTTACAAAGCATCATGCTTTTAAATTAGTTCAATCTCACCCACAAGAGCACCATCGCGCTTAAGTGTCTGAAAAATTGATATCAAGTCATCCGGACCTACACCAAAAGCATTTAAGCTTTTGACTAAATCACTCAAGGTTGTTCCTTTTTCCATGTAATAAATACTTCCGGGCTTAGCTGCTTTCGCATCTCCTTCGCCTTTTACTTCAACTGTCAGGTCACCATGGCTGATGGCCACAGGTCTCACCATAATATCTCCACCAGCTACAATCGTTCCGGTTCTTTCGTTGATCACGATTTTTGCGACAGAGTCAGTATTCACTTTGAAGTTTTCAATGATGGCCATTAACTGAACCACGTTTCTTTCATATTGATTAGGAACAACCAGGTCAATCGTTGTTGCATCTTTTGCTGAAGCAAACTTTCCACCTAATTCTTCATTGATCACTTTTTCAATACGGGCCGCTGTCGTGAAGTCCGGGTTATTAAGCGCAAGTCGTAGTGAATTCTTTTTTTCGAATTCAGTCACGATTTCTTTTTCAACTGTTGCTCCACCTGGAAGAGTGGCAGTTGTCGCAAATTTTGACCCTTTTTTCATTCCACCAATTGATAGTGGACCAGCACCTACAGCGTAGATATTTCCGTCACCAGCCTTTAGTGGAGTCACTAGAAGTGTCCCACCAGCTAGAGAAGAAGCGTCTCCAATACTAGATACAATTAGATCTACTTTCTGTCCTACGCGAGCAAACGCTGGAAGTTTAGCTGTAACAACAACTGCTGCAACGTTTTTTGAACTTACTTCTGACTTAGGATTTAATCCTAGTTTTTCAAACATTTTTTTAAGTGATGTATTTGTGATTTCTCCACCACCGTCACCAGTACCAGCTAGACCGATAACTAGTCCATAACCAATAATTGGGTTTTCGCGAACACCCTTAACACTCACGATGTCTTTTAATCGTGACGGAGCTGCAAACGTTGGAGTTGCCAATAGAAGAGAAAGTGCAATAGCTGTAACTTTCATGAATTACCTCACAACCGTAACGTTTGATTCTAGGATCGCATCTGAGCTTACAGAATCGTTATCTTGAATATCTTTTCTAGATACCAGTGCCTGTACTTCAACCATTCTCTTTCTGTTTTTGAAAAGAACGTTTTTT
Coding sequences within it:
- a CDS encoding arginine N-succinyltransferase gives rise to the protein MFILRSASLNDLDDLYDLSQLMLFINLPPDKEILKSKIESSIKAFTKPSKKLWENYYLFVLEDTKAGRIVGTSMIHAQHGTENEPHYFFSVSQENKFSASLNTGFIHGTLKLGLDTNGPSEIGGLILDPECRKSEKKLGKQLSFVRFLYMGMHPEFFKDTIHSELMPPFDNEGHAPLWEAIGRRFLNLEYHEADMLSRSNKEFILSLFPSDTIYMTLLPIEARNAIGKVGEETAPVKRMLESIGFKYTNEVDPFDGGPHYRAKLKDITPVKDMFEVEILIRDSIIKSDQDSILASLPTEQGEFRAALISGNLNKGNPAKFIIDPEEAKELGLTEDFKTFATYL
- a CDS encoding aminotransferase class III-fold pyridoxal phosphate-dependent enzyme, coding for MAIGVQSTDINEHFNKLFTAILLEQQKFDKIKPADEDKKELITQKLKEYETLKGRGFFYPFMASGRGHGPFVELIDGSVKLDLINGIGVNLLGHSHPIYIKANLEAATSDTMMCGNLLSYQEPYELSKVLLDSVKKSRLKHFWFSCSGSFSNDTALKILWQKKAPNYRLIAFQKSFAGRSVAMQDVTYNPAYREGMPKSVQVDHVPHYNAKNPENAIKETIDALDKLIETNGNVYCGLSIELIQGEAGFIFGTKEYYKAICEWSKKHGIYIWIDEVQSFTRTTEMFAYQMFELDEYVDIVTIGKVLQAAGTFYTEELNPKAGLIAGTFNGSIASLNAGKATVRYLTEGNFYGEKGRIKDLENKFKAKFKMLAEGSCKGKIPYYGGIGTMLSFEVGDGALEITNKFMKKLFENGIISFSAGKEPTRVRFLLPLALLDEHIDHIFSIVEKTILETIN
- a CDS encoding tetratricopeptide repeat protein → MKNSSTTPKTMPSAVIERKPLSESGKSVTETPSKSSFDELYLKKDYKGAAQYLLDNKKQFESGIFHYNLGTVYSKMGDQATARFHLEKAIQDGYINSSSINNLAFVKSQLQVDDLSTSTSLPDQIISTATAIPMSGYFSIALFLVLVFTLMIRFKKIQKKWVMVVVFLLALTPVLFSNFYVKNINYAVTLKEIPLYEGPSKIFAEKGKVRAGSKVVLGQFKDGWFYIEFPISLSGWINKDQLGLY
- a CDS encoding cyclic nucleotide-binding domain-containing protein, encoding MSSSYEKEIKESGIKENTLSKRIDFGMMKYLWMANPLSKVRRDSIPRFLRNVELLKNFSDNELRILAKFMHSRKFHESDVVFREGEVGIGFYFIFSGLIELSKTDYGNEVGEEKFLILDEFSYFGEMALLQEGNPRSATAIAKTPCELIGIFKPDLEHLIENHPVIAAKLIQSISLALADRLYYLTEEASKLSRRLRKLERQMAEKQQAETK
- a CDS encoding AI-2E family transporter encodes the protein MILSNRKNIVKIQLAFFAVVIVLFCALVLTLPRISIPLSLAYILSLALNPIVNWLMKFKLNKTQATIVVFIALVVFVGIPLVKVIPVLSMQTQDIQYTIPKVEEYVIHQYAVVTNFIKAKTGHEVADGYIFQTLAQLESWASEFVVKLPNYLATLLEWIFLVPFFTFFMIRDGDTFKKTFLSFTPNTIFERFYYVMHVFNRQLGDYFFAKFVEAIIVGGIITIGLLIMGVNNAAILGFLAGLTNIVPYVGPILGLIPAIFSMMLDPTMASSTMGAVLILYAVANAVDAFFVFPFLVSKIVNLHPVIVAISVIVGSHYAGITGMVVSIPVVAAIKLIITEIYNEIYTERSR
- a CDS encoding outer membrane protein assembly factor BamD, producing MKLILLALTLLVVSCATKRPEGQTEAEVLFKEAKDLVAKSRYIQATEKLNAIRSQYPYSFYATGAELMQADILFSQENYAESAAAYILFRDFHPKYEQLGYVVFRISESFFRQLPATFDRDLSAGVEAIKYYNELLLTYSNTEYVKDAQSRITMIEDMMEKKEIYIADFYFKTKDFFAAKARYQDILATLKNEQERPRIMARIEEADKKLTATN
- a CDS encoding tetratricopeptide repeat protein; translation: MYASNNEQLLKTARECFDKQEYKKAQVVLNEIIESDDRNVDALFLLANIFHINGEIGKAIKAFTKVLNLNPEHTDAAISLSVLYNDIGQYEDAKKVFDTANERVKGKNKGSGLMEDKHINKKFASKHYEIADLYLSYNRYDEALFEFNKVIGLDPENLEARIKIAKVYAKKGFIAKAIEELRNLKNEEPNYAPARIALGVIHYGNGNVLEAQAEWEKVLMKDPFHAEASMYMNLSKTATETRI
- the fliW gene encoding flagellar assembly protein FliW; this encodes MKITTTRFGELEVDKKDIIEFTEGLLGFENLKKFFIVDPGDQTLILWLQSTDDAGTAFPIIEPKIFQPNYMVKLLPVELNSLALENLQNASVYTVLTIPQNVTEMSANLKAPIIINNKTKMARQIVLQDSKLEVRFKMYMDLKKYIVNYSNNVSDDSKRTNVAATSRENAGPTVVQTPGVASTTTKNNSPEAN
- the csrA gene encoding carbon storage regulator CsrA, yielding MLVLTRKLGESIAIDDHIKIVVVQIKGKQVRLGIKAPPETKIHREEVYKAIQDQNTEASQADLSSIADLANELNKK